In one Candidatus Nitronereus thalassa genomic region, the following are encoded:
- a CDS encoding glycosyltransferase family protein, translating into MDTASQRPVAIVQARMGSTRLPGKVMRLLIGKPVLWHVVDRLRFCKQLGSIVVATTTAPEDDAIEEWCFAHWVRCFRGSENDVLDRYYQAASFYQASSVLRITADCPAIDPEVVDELIEEFEKHTYDICGLSGSFPDGLDCEVMDFCSLERAWKEAELASEREHVTPYLHAHPELFRAGKFERFFNLAHHRWTLDEEADLRFLERVFHRLYQEDRPFVASDVLALLEREPELMSINQGIVRNEGYLRSLEADHRVGARN; encoded by the coding sequence ATGGATACAGCCAGCCAGCGTCCGGTAGCGATTGTCCAGGCACGGATGGGTTCAACCCGCCTTCCCGGAAAAGTGATGCGCTTGTTGATCGGCAAGCCCGTTCTTTGGCATGTCGTGGATCGTTTGCGGTTTTGTAAACAACTTGGATCCATTGTGGTCGCCACCACGACGGCGCCTGAAGATGATGCGATTGAAGAATGGTGTTTTGCGCATTGGGTTCGATGTTTTCGTGGAAGCGAAAACGATGTGCTTGATCGATATTATCAGGCGGCATCCTTTTATCAGGCATCCTCCGTCCTTCGCATTACTGCCGATTGCCCGGCGATTGATCCAGAGGTGGTCGATGAATTGATCGAGGAGTTCGAAAAACATACCTATGATATTTGCGGGTTGTCGGGATCATTTCCTGATGGCTTGGATTGTGAGGTCATGGACTTTTGCTCCTTGGAGCGGGCTTGGAAGGAGGCTGAACTGGCTTCTGAACGTGAACATGTGACGCCGTATCTCCATGCGCATCCTGAACTATTCCGTGCAGGAAAGTTCGAACGATTTTTCAATTTGGCTCATCATCGATGGACCTTAGATGAGGAAGCAGATTTGCGATTTCTTGAACGGGTGTTTCATCGCCTCTATCAAGAAGACCGGCCGTTTGTGGCTTCGGATGTCTTGGCGTTATTAGAGCGTGAGCCTGAGTTGATGTCGATCAATCAGGGAATTGTTCGGAACGAAGGGTATTTGCGTTCTTTGGAAGCTGACCATCGCGTGGGGGCAAGGAACTAA
- a CDS encoding N-acetylneuraminate synthase family protein: MPVRFVAEVSSNHHQNLDRCLAFIDRAAAIGCAAVKFQLFKVRELFAPEVLEQSEVHRAREQWELPISYIPKLVARCRQRDIQFSCTPFYLQAVQELEPFVDFYKIASYELLWDDLLIACAQTQKPVVLSTGMSTMDEVIHATRVMREAGCQDLTLLHCVSGYPAVPSECNLSSLETLREHCECAVGWSDHTVNPGVVYRAVHRWGAAMVEFHLDLDRQGEEYQAGHCWLPEEMAPVIQQVNCGLGADGHGVKAPTASEVDERKWRADPLDGLRPLQQVRETWIQPASVR, translated from the coding sequence ATGCCTGTCCGGTTTGTCGCAGAAGTCTCGAGTAATCACCATCAGAACCTGGATCGGTGTCTGGCATTTATCGATCGCGCCGCAGCTATCGGTTGTGCGGCGGTCAAGTTCCAGTTGTTTAAGGTGCGAGAATTGTTCGCTCCTGAAGTGCTGGAGCAAAGTGAGGTTCATCGCGCCCGTGAGCAATGGGAATTGCCGATATCCTACATTCCCAAATTGGTGGCGCGTTGCCGTCAGCGAGACATTCAATTTTCTTGCACCCCCTTTTACTTACAGGCAGTCCAGGAGCTAGAACCCTTTGTCGATTTTTATAAAATCGCCTCCTACGAATTGTTGTGGGATGACTTGTTAATTGCTTGCGCACAAACGCAAAAGCCAGTCGTGCTGTCCACGGGAATGTCGACCATGGATGAGGTGATCCATGCCACACGGGTGATGCGAGAAGCTGGATGCCAAGATCTGACCTTATTGCACTGTGTATCTGGATATCCTGCCGTCCCGAGTGAGTGCAATCTTTCAAGTCTTGAGACTCTTCGGGAACATTGTGAATGTGCGGTGGGGTGGTCGGATCATACCGTCAATCCTGGAGTCGTCTATCGAGCGGTTCATCGATGGGGAGCGGCGATGGTGGAGTTTCATTTGGACTTAGATCGGCAAGGAGAAGAATATCAGGCCGGTCATTGTTGGTTGCCAGAAGAAATGGCGCCGGTAATTCAACAGGTGAATTGTGGGCTTGGCGCGGATGGACATGGAGTGAAAGCTCCGACGGCCAGTGAGGTTGATGAGCGGAAGTGGCGGGCTGATCCTCTTGATGGGTTACGACCACTCCAACAGGTGAGGGAAACATGGATACAGCCAGCCAGCGTCCGGTAG